The following coding sequences lie in one Myxococcus xanthus genomic window:
- a CDS encoding helicase-related protein, translating into MSLVEGSKVRYLPQPEWGVGHLLSLQEDGAKALVAFPAREDAPVLVSTKGGALVQYPLPPGEPVITYKGRLALVVREEPGARGLRRYVLRYVENDEEDELPESSLRALPPRSDLLTTLREGRVGEARAFTLRKQALVLDDERRCDALGALLASRIMVKPHQVGVVQRVLSASRPRFVLADEVGLGKTIEAGMVFSALRLSGLARRCLVVAPSHLTVQWLVELFHKFNQLFTLMDSDRYAQSLKEAPEVSPWARFPLVVTSLELLQRSEEHRRALAGEDAFWDLVIIDEAHHLKGERAFEAAQVLAKNTWGLLLLTATPMQLDPAEYHGLLTLIDAATAPSVAGFEERLKRQEELSAAVRALMEGGKPSAAVQALAKRFPEDAKLSSLKDRDALLQHLSETYSLSDRLVRNRRAVVGGFSTRRLHRHPVTLPAEELKVRDAALAVLAGASLRGAPLGNVLRRLESSPAAFAGAVRANPVFKGHADALRLPSRDAKFGAFLGVLRGVWKSEPAAKVLVFTESRDTLDALQSELGREGVEALGYHGDLPLVERDRQVARFRDPEGPKVLLCTEVGGEGRNFQFAHHLVHYDLPWSPATVEQRIGRLDRIGQTHPVEIHVFDPAGTLASDVLMLLADAVGVFGETVGGLDAVLEEVEARLAELALMPREARMAYAQELKARVEAARAQVKRAYDPLLDVRSFDRPAVERLVKRAQERMGIEADEEDEDGEAEASGVEDGLWGIARDLDERLEETVTELARRVGIGVDTDEQVEAFQVAFQFGHALKVDGLPGIDVMEDRTQLGTFWRDTAVEAEELEYFATGHPLVEALFGFLRDGPYGRSAFRFIERRGPQKGRGVELLFHAQLPEPEDTSPGARVPSRQLARFLERTLLHVAVVDGAGGPKADTALLPALETEGRSLKGDEVARAFPGFADFVDAAVPVGQKAAEAELAKLATRARKAIEAERDAAVARLRLSLGHQGLSTEAVEAQLDAERNHYARLLDALAGAKVVLDSACGFVLNR; encoded by the coding sequence ATGTCTCTCGTCGAAGGTTCGAAGGTCCGCTACCTCCCGCAGCCCGAATGGGGTGTGGGGCATCTGTTGTCGCTGCAGGAGGACGGCGCCAAGGCGCTCGTCGCCTTTCCCGCCCGGGAAGACGCCCCGGTGCTGGTGTCCACCAAGGGGGGCGCCCTGGTGCAGTACCCGCTGCCTCCGGGCGAGCCGGTCATCACCTACAAGGGCCGCCTGGCGCTGGTGGTGCGCGAGGAGCCGGGGGCGCGCGGCCTGCGCCGCTACGTGCTGCGCTACGTGGAGAACGACGAGGAGGACGAGCTCCCCGAGTCCTCGCTGCGCGCGCTGCCGCCCCGCTCCGACCTGCTGACCACCCTGCGCGAGGGCCGCGTGGGCGAGGCGAGGGCCTTCACGCTGCGCAAGCAGGCGCTGGTGCTGGACGACGAGCGCCGCTGTGACGCGCTGGGCGCGCTGCTGGCCAGCCGCATCATGGTGAAGCCGCACCAGGTGGGCGTGGTGCAGCGCGTGTTGTCCGCCAGCCGTCCGCGCTTCGTGCTGGCGGACGAGGTGGGCCTGGGCAAGACGATTGAGGCGGGCATGGTGTTCAGCGCGCTGCGCCTGTCCGGACTGGCGCGCCGCTGTCTGGTGGTGGCGCCCAGCCACCTCACCGTGCAGTGGCTGGTGGAGCTGTTCCACAAGTTCAACCAGCTCTTCACGCTGATGGATTCGGACCGCTACGCGCAGTCCCTGAAGGAAGCGCCGGAGGTGTCTCCCTGGGCGCGCTTCCCACTGGTGGTGACCAGCCTGGAGTTGCTCCAGCGCAGCGAGGAGCACCGCCGCGCGCTGGCCGGCGAGGACGCTTTCTGGGATTTGGTCATCATCGACGAGGCGCACCACCTCAAGGGCGAGCGCGCCTTCGAGGCCGCGCAGGTGCTGGCGAAGAACACGTGGGGCCTGTTGCTGCTCACCGCCACGCCCATGCAGTTGGACCCGGCGGAGTACCACGGCCTGCTCACCCTCATCGACGCGGCCACGGCGCCCTCCGTCGCGGGCTTCGAGGAGCGGCTCAAGCGTCAGGAAGAACTGTCCGCCGCGGTGCGCGCGCTGATGGAGGGTGGCAAGCCGTCCGCCGCGGTGCAGGCGCTGGCGAAGCGCTTCCCCGAGGACGCGAAACTGTCCTCGCTGAAGGACCGCGACGCGCTGCTGCAACACCTGTCGGAGACGTACAGCCTCAGTGACCGGCTGGTGCGCAACCGCCGCGCGGTGGTGGGCGGCTTCTCCACGCGCCGGCTGCACCGCCACCCGGTGACGCTGCCCGCCGAGGAGCTGAAGGTCCGCGACGCCGCGCTGGCGGTGCTCGCCGGGGCCAGCCTGCGCGGCGCGCCGCTGGGCAACGTGCTGCGCCGGCTGGAGTCCAGCCCCGCCGCCTTCGCGGGCGCGGTGCGCGCCAACCCCGTGTTCAAGGGGCATGCGGACGCGCTGCGGTTGCCGTCGCGCGACGCGAAGTTCGGCGCCTTCCTGGGCGTGCTGCGCGGCGTCTGGAAGTCGGAGCCGGCGGCGAAGGTGCTCGTCTTCACGGAGAGCCGAGACACGCTGGACGCGCTCCAGTCCGAGCTGGGCCGCGAGGGCGTGGAGGCGCTGGGCTACCACGGTGATTTGCCCCTGGTGGAGCGCGACCGGCAGGTGGCGCGCTTCCGTGACCCGGAAGGGCCCAAGGTGCTGCTGTGCACCGAAGTCGGTGGCGAGGGCCGCAACTTCCAGTTCGCGCACCACCTGGTGCACTACGACCTGCCTTGGAGCCCGGCCACGGTGGAGCAGCGCATTGGCCGCCTGGACCGAATCGGCCAGACGCACCCGGTGGAGATTCACGTCTTCGACCCGGCGGGCACGCTGGCCTCCGACGTGCTGATGCTGCTGGCGGACGCGGTGGGCGTCTTCGGCGAGACGGTGGGCGGCCTGGACGCGGTGCTGGAAGAGGTGGAGGCGCGGCTGGCCGAGCTGGCGCTGATGCCGCGCGAGGCCCGCATGGCCTACGCGCAGGAGCTGAAGGCCCGCGTGGAGGCGGCGCGCGCGCAGGTGAAGCGCGCGTATGACCCGCTCCTGGATGTGCGCAGCTTCGACCGGCCCGCGGTGGAGCGCCTGGTGAAGCGTGCGCAGGAGCGCATGGGCATCGAGGCCGACGAGGAGGACGAGGACGGCGAGGCGGAGGCGTCCGGCGTGGAGGATGGCCTGTGGGGCATCGCGCGCGACCTGGACGAGCGGCTGGAGGAGACGGTGACGGAGCTGGCGCGCCGGGTGGGCATCGGCGTGGACACCGACGAGCAGGTGGAGGCCTTCCAGGTGGCCTTCCAGTTCGGCCACGCGCTGAAGGTGGACGGGCTGCCGGGCATCGACGTGATGGAGGACCGCACGCAGCTGGGCACCTTCTGGCGCGACACCGCGGTGGAGGCGGAGGAGCTGGAGTACTTCGCCACCGGCCACCCGCTGGTGGAGGCGCTCTTCGGCTTCCTGCGAGACGGCCCCTACGGGCGCAGCGCCTTCCGCTTCATCGAGCGGCGTGGACCCCAGAAGGGACGCGGCGTGGAGCTGCTTTTCCACGCCCAGTTGCCGGAGCCAGAGGACACGTCCCCTGGCGCCCGGGTGCCCAGCCGCCAGCTGGCGCGCTTCCTGGAACGCACGCTGCTGCACGTGGCCGTGGTGGACGGCGCCGGCGGCCCCAAGGCCGACACCGCGCTGCTTCCCGCGCTGGAGACGGAAGGGCGCTCGCTCAAGGGCGACGAGGTGGCGCGCGCCTTCCCGGGCTTCGCGGACTTCGTGGACGCGGCGGTGCCCGTGGGCCAGAAGGCCGCCGAGGCGGAGCTGGCGAAGCTGGCCACCCGGGCGCGCAAGGCCATTGAAGCCGAGCGCGACGCCGCCGTGGCCCGCCTGCGCTTGTCCCTGGGACACCAGGGCCTCTCCACGGAGGCCGTGGAGGCGCAGC